The Nitrosopumilus cobalaminigenes genome contains a region encoding:
- the trxB gene encoding thioredoxin-disulfide reductase produces MMAGDTAGEAVLESRDSEPKIPDKSKTKYDVIIIGAGPSGYTAGIYCSRAGYDTLILSGLLPGGQLVNTTEVENYPGFENGIMGPDLMIDMRKQSQRMGTTIVDDVVVDVDFRRKPFKVLTASEEYEGRAVIIATGANPRKLGVEGEETFSGKGVSYCATCDGPFFRNQEIVVVGGGDSAIEEATFLTKFATNVHLIHRRAELRASKIMQERAFNNEKIKFHFDSAVTKITGDQKIQQAVLKNLKTNEETILDAGGLFVAIGHEPNTQLFKGQIDLDDEGYVVLKNKTHTNIEGVFAAGDVHDRSYRQAITAAGFGCMSAIDVDKYLTENADTQQ; encoded by the coding sequence ATGATGGCTGGAGATACAGCAGGGGAAGCAGTTCTTGAATCACGAGACAGTGAACCAAAAATTCCAGATAAAAGTAAAACAAAATACGATGTAATAATTATTGGTGCAGGACCATCAGGATATACGGCAGGGATTTATTGTTCAAGGGCAGGTTATGACACTCTAATATTATCAGGACTTTTGCCTGGAGGACAACTAGTAAACACTACAGAAGTCGAAAATTATCCAGGATTTGAAAATGGCATAATGGGTCCAGATTTGATGATTGATATGAGAAAACAATCTCAAAGGATGGGAACAACCATTGTTGATGACGTAGTAGTAGATGTAGATTTTAGACGTAAACCATTCAAAGTTTTAACAGCTTCTGAAGAATATGAAGGACGTGCAGTAATTATTGCAACAGGTGCAAATCCAAGAAAACTAGGTGTTGAAGGCGAGGAAACATTCAGTGGAAAAGGAGTATCTTATTGTGCAACATGTGATGGACCGTTCTTTAGAAATCAAGAAATAGTTGTAGTTGGAGGAGGAGATTCAGCAATTGAAGAGGCAACATTTCTTACCAAATTTGCAACAAATGTACATCTGATTCACAGACGAGCAGAGTTACGAGCAAGTAAAATTATGCAAGAAAGAGCATTTAACAATGAAAAAATAAAATTCCATTTTGATTCTGCAGTTACAAAAATTACAGGAGATCAAAAAATACAACAAGCAGTTTTAAAAAACCTAAAAACAAATGAAGAGACCATACTTGATGCAGGAGGATTGTTTGTTGCTATCGGACATGAGCCAAATACTCAACTTTTCAAAGGTCAAATTGATTTAGATGATGAAGGATATGTTGTTTTAAAAAATAAAACACATACAAACATCGAAGGTGTTTTTGCAGCAGGAGATGTACATGATAGAAGTTACAGACAAGCAATTACAGCAGCAGGATTTGGATGTATGTCAGCAATTGATGTGGACAAATATCTCACAGAAAATGCAGACACTCAACAATGA
- a CDS encoding cysteine synthase family protein, producing MTTVTDTDVLNRVGNTPLVHLDSLSHDNIEYFVKLEGHNPFGSVKDRAAYWMIKDGEERGILTKGKSIIIEPTSGNTGIALTGIANVLGYKVEIVIPEKASNETKDIIRKLGAKVFETSDDLCPKVGAGTDQSIALATSIASSRPDTYYSPNQYANEANFKGHYVGTGPEIWKQTEGKVTHFFTGVGTGGTITGIGSFLKEKNPDVKIIGCQPQQNHLIQGWRNFEESAKPDLFLKRENVVDDWVSADNDEAFSVVKEVYAKDKLLISPSSAAVYACMKKYPIDGNACVVGIFADDGRKFKSVYASQNVMSEEEFDNSLKDAKYMSELAY from the coding sequence ATGACTACTGTTACTGATACAGATGTTTTGAATCGTGTGGGTAACACTCCTCTAGTACATTTGGATTCTCTATCTCATGATAATATAGAATATTTTGTAAAATTAGAAGGCCATAATCCATTTGGGTCTGTAAAAGATAGGGCTGCATATTGGATGATTAAAGATGGTGAAGAAAGAGGAATTTTAACAAAAGGCAAAAGCATAATCATTGAACCTACTTCTGGTAATACTGGAATTGCATTAACTGGAATTGCAAATGTACTTGGTTACAAAGTTGAGATTGTTATTCCAGAAAAAGCAAGTAATGAAACTAAAGATATCATCAGAAAATTGGGAGCAAAAGTGTTTGAGACTAGTGATGACTTATGTCCCAAGGTTGGTGCTGGAACTGATCAAAGTATTGCACTTGCTACTTCAATTGCATCATCGAGACCTGACACATATTATTCTCCTAACCAATATGCTAATGAAGCAAATTTCAAAGGGCATTATGTTGGAACAGGACCTGAGATTTGGAAACAAACTGAGGGTAAAGTTACTCATTTCTTTACTGGGGTTGGTACTGGTGGAACTATAACTGGCATTGGATCTTTTCTTAAAGAAAAAAATCCTGATGTTAAAATTATTGGTTGTCAACCGCAACAAAATCATCTGATTCAAGGTTGGAGAAATTTTGAAGAATCTGCAAAACCTGATTTATTCTTAAAGCGAGAAAACGTAGTAGATGATTGGGTTTCTGCTGATAATGACGAGGCATTTTCAGTTGTAAAAGAAGTCTATGCAAAAGACAAATTACTAATCAGTCCTTCATCTGCAGCTGTGTATGCATGTATGAAAAAATATCCTATTGATGGTAATGCATGTGTAGTAGGAATTTTTGCTGACGATGGACGAAAATTCAAGAGTGTATATGCATCTCAAAATGTAATGTCTGAAGAAGAATTTGATAATTCCCTAAAAGATGCAAAATACATGTCAGAGTTAGCTTACTGA
- a CDS encoding sulfurtransferase TusA family protein gives MSESPEKKLDATGLFCPEPVFRTKIEIERMQVGEIIIVSADDPAAEDDISRWVTRNGHELLDMSKDGETITFKIKKVK, from the coding sequence ATGTCTGAATCTCCTGAAAAAAAATTAGATGCAACTGGATTATTTTGTCCAGAGCCTGTATTTAGAACAAAAATTGAAATTGAAAGAATGCAAGTTGGAGAAATCATAATTGTATCTGCTGATGATCCTGCAGCTGAAGATGATATTTCTAGATGGGTGACAAGAAATGGTCACGAATTATTAGATATGTCAAAAGATGGCGAGACCATTACATTCAAAATTAAAAAGGTGAAATAA
- the cofE gene encoding coenzyme F420-0:L-glutamate ligase: MQIIPIHFEKEISPSDDISEIILESEKLQDGDIVVVAQKIISKQEGRLVDLSTVTPSLLAEGIGSQYNKDPKITELILSESKRIVRMNNGILIVETNHGFICANAGIDESNIEEGYATLLPVNSDASAQRIRKKILEQSNKNVAVIISDTFGRPFRMGQTNHAIGVSGLNPILDYEGTLDSFNRILRVTAIAIADELSSASELVMGKSLKCPVAIIRGYSFDDKGSSITELIRPESEDLFR, translated from the coding sequence TTGCAAATAATTCCCATCCATTTTGAAAAAGAGATCAGTCCCTCTGATGATATCTCTGAAATTATTTTAGAATCTGAAAAATTACAAGATGGCGACATTGTAGTTGTTGCTCAAAAAATAATCTCTAAACAAGAAGGGCGATTAGTTGATCTATCTACTGTGACTCCTTCTTTATTGGCTGAAGGCATTGGTTCTCAATACAATAAAGATCCTAAAATTACTGAATTGATCTTATCTGAATCAAAACGAATTGTACGTATGAATAATGGTATTCTGATAGTTGAAACAAATCATGGTTTCATTTGTGCCAATGCCGGTATAGATGAAAGTAATATAGAAGAAGGCTATGCAACTTTGTTACCTGTCAATTCTGATGCCTCTGCGCAGAGAATTAGAAAGAAAATCTTAGAACAGTCAAACAAAAATGTCGCAGTGATTATTTCTGATACTTTTGGACGTCCATTTAGGATGGGGCAAACCAATCATGCAATTGGTGTCTCTGGATTAAATCCTATTTTGGATTATGAAGGAACTCTTGATTCTTTTAATAGAATATTGCGTGTAACTGCAATTGCTATTGCTGATGAGCTTTCATCTGCTTCTGAATTAGTTATGGGCAAGTCTTTGAAATGCCCTGTAGCAATAATTCGTGGTTATTCTTTTGATGATAAGGGAAGTTCAATCACTGAACTAATTCGTCCTGAATCTGAAGATCTTTTCAGATAA
- the serB gene encoding phosphoserine phosphatase SerB, with protein MLVIFDVEGVLYDEEYLPILAEKLNKQDEIWEITKQGIQGKINWEEGLRTRVAALKGLDQKTCQEVSDALPIMTGAKEACRALKAAGWKLMAVSGGFTLMMHRLQKELDLDYVYSNDLIFKDGKLDGVTINVDSDKSKSARVKIEEWGEKKEDIVCVVDGANDIKLFDICGLGIAYRAQDLVKDLATTTLEEKDLSKIIDIINKHYKLELEAATPA; from the coding sequence TTGTTAGTGATTTTTGATGTTGAAGGTGTTTTGTATGATGAAGAGTATCTTCCAATTCTTGCAGAAAAACTCAACAAACAAGATGAAATTTGGGAAATTACCAAACAGGGAATTCAAGGAAAAATTAACTGGGAAGAAGGATTGCGAACTAGAGTTGCAGCACTAAAGGGCCTTGATCAAAAAACATGTCAAGAAGTTTCTGATGCATTACCAATTATGACTGGTGCAAAAGAAGCATGTAGGGCATTAAAGGCTGCCGGATGGAAACTTATGGCTGTATCTGGTGGATTTACTTTGATGATGCATAGGTTGCAAAAAGAATTGGATTTAGATTATGTTTATTCTAATGATCTGATTTTCAAGGATGGGAAATTAGATGGTGTCACAATAAATGTTGATTCGGATAAATCAAAATCTGCTAGAGTAAAAATTGAAGAATGGGGTGAGAAAAAAGAAGATATTGTTTGTGTGGTAGATGGTGCTAATGATATCAAATTATTTGATATTTGTGGACTGGGAATTGCTTATCGTGCCCAAGATTTAGTAAAAGATTTGGCAACTACAACTTTGGAAGAAAAAGATCTTTCTAAAATCATAGATATTATCAACAAACATTACAAACTTGAGTTAGAAGCTGCAACTCCTGCATAA
- the proS gene encoding proline--tRNA ligase, protein MGKEDVGITVSKNDDFSEWYTQVVLKAKLADYAPVKGLIVLRPDGYSIWESLRSTFDKKFAKNGIRNGFLPILIPESLLGKEQKHFAGFNPEVFWVTHSGTNEIGDRLALRPTSETLAYTLYSKWIQSWRDLPLKINFWNTALRAEIKATKPFLRTSEFLWQEGHTVHVTQEEAEKEVMKILDIYKNTVEEELAIPVSTGKKSEKEKFVGAVYTTTMESIMPDGKALQMGTSHFLGQNFSKPFEVKFADKDNVEHFAWQTSWGVSWRLIGAMIMAHGDDKGLVLPPKVAPMQVVIVPIYRNDEGKNAVLPKVEEIKNTLESKDIRVHVDEREGLSPGYKFNDWEMKGVPLRIEIGPKDIEKESIVVAKRYNLEKINLNFKEIEKIPTILEEIQVEMLKKAKAEAKNNTLDISDYSEFKLKIEKGGFFNSPWCGKLECEDKIKEETGAEIRVIPFGSEDTNQKCIYCQEQSASRPIFARGY, encoded by the coding sequence TTGGGAAAAGAAGACGTAGGAATCACAGTTTCAAAAAATGATGATTTTAGTGAATGGTATACTCAAGTAGTACTCAAGGCCAAATTAGCAGATTATGCACCTGTAAAAGGACTAATTGTCCTCAGACCAGATGGATATTCAATTTGGGAATCACTAAGAAGCACATTTGATAAGAAATTTGCTAAAAATGGAATCAGAAACGGATTCTTGCCAATATTGATTCCAGAATCACTACTGGGAAAAGAACAAAAACATTTTGCAGGATTTAATCCAGAAGTATTTTGGGTAACACATTCAGGAACTAATGAGATAGGGGACAGACTAGCATTAAGACCAACATCTGAGACATTAGCATATACACTATATTCAAAATGGATCCAAAGTTGGAGAGATTTACCATTAAAGATCAATTTTTGGAATACAGCTTTGAGAGCTGAAATTAAAGCAACAAAACCATTTCTTAGAACTTCAGAATTTTTGTGGCAAGAAGGTCACACAGTACATGTCACACAAGAAGAAGCAGAGAAAGAAGTAATGAAAATTTTAGATATTTACAAAAATACAGTAGAAGAAGAACTTGCAATCCCAGTAAGTACGGGAAAGAAAAGTGAGAAAGAAAAATTTGTTGGCGCAGTATATACAACAACCATGGAATCAATAATGCCAGACGGTAAAGCACTACAAATGGGCACATCACATTTCTTGGGACAAAATTTTTCAAAACCATTTGAAGTCAAATTTGCAGACAAAGATAACGTAGAACATTTTGCATGGCAAACATCATGGGGGGTGTCATGGAGATTAATTGGTGCAATGATAATGGCTCATGGAGATGATAAAGGATTAGTATTACCACCAAAAGTAGCTCCAATGCAAGTAGTAATTGTACCTATTTACAGAAATGACGAAGGTAAAAATGCTGTATTACCAAAAGTTGAAGAAATCAAAAATACACTAGAATCTAAAGATATCAGAGTACATGTAGATGAAAGAGAAGGATTATCTCCAGGATACAAATTCAACGATTGGGAAATGAAAGGTGTGCCATTAAGGATTGAGATTGGACCCAAAGACATTGAAAAAGAAAGCATAGTTGTTGCAAAACGTTACAATTTAGAGAAAATTAATTTGAATTTCAAAGAGATAGAAAAAATCCCCACAATATTAGAGGAAATTCAAGTTGAGATGTTAAAAAAAGCCAAAGCAGAAGCGAAAAATAACACATTAGATATTTCAGATTATTCAGAATTCAAATTAAAAATAGAGAAAGGAGGTTTCTTCAACTCTCCATGGTGTGGAAAATTAGAATGTGAAGATAAAATTAAAGAGGAAACAGGCGCTGAAATAAGAGTAATTCCATTTGGAAGTGAAGATACAAATCAAAAATGCATTTACTGTCAAGAACAAAGTGCATCAAGACCAATCTTTGCTAGAGGATATTAG
- the egtB gene encoding ergothioneine biosynthesis protein EgtB translates to MTSNPELDSRNALLEQFKETRSRTLELVKTLEKDDFVVQTAFFMSPPKWHIGHVSWIYEAIMSKIDKNYEFYSKEFSEYLNSYYQQFGVPHDKGLRGVVSRPTTDQIFQYFNTINQRVEKFIGSQTLSEDATKMIVMGFHHECQHQELLVYDLQHLLAEQYRPVKKNQIPKPINIETESKQIRGGIYTMGNNGKEFCYDIELPEHKVFLNDYKIDVFPITNKQYLEFIEAGGYETYKYWLSDGWEKVKSNKWNSPMYWEKIDGIWHVRDFAGIRKINPNEPVCHVSYYEADAYCKWAGKRLPNEAEWEKAACWNEEKQEKTTFPWGNERPTSDKCNLLESYNWSCSEVGSYPEGASHSGCQQMIGDVWEWTTSEFTGYPGFKSGFDEYNDKWFTNQKVLRGGSFGTPKMSIRGSYRNFFRLDERWLFSGFRCVEDV, encoded by the coding sequence TTGACATCAAATCCAGAACTTGATTCAAGAAATGCACTACTAGAGCAGTTTAAAGAAACACGTAGTAGAACATTGGAACTTGTTAAAACTTTGGAAAAAGATGATTTTGTTGTACAAACCGCATTTTTCATGAGTCCACCAAAATGGCACATAGGTCATGTAAGTTGGATTTATGAAGCAATAATGAGTAAAATTGATAAGAATTATGAATTTTATTCAAAAGAATTTTCAGAATATCTCAATTCATACTATCAACAGTTTGGAGTTCCACATGATAAAGGATTACGCGGAGTAGTATCAAGACCAACAACGGATCAAATTTTCCAGTACTTTAACACAATAAACCAGAGAGTGGAGAAATTTATTGGCTCTCAAACATTAAGTGAAGATGCCACAAAAATGATAGTGATGGGATTCCATCATGAATGTCAACATCAAGAGCTTTTAGTTTATGATTTACAACATTTACTTGCAGAGCAATATAGACCTGTAAAGAAAAATCAAATTCCAAAACCAATTAACATTGAAACTGAATCAAAACAAATCAGGGGAGGAATATACACAATGGGTAACAATGGCAAAGAATTTTGCTATGACATCGAATTACCAGAACACAAAGTTTTCTTAAATGATTACAAAATAGATGTATTTCCAATTACGAATAAGCAGTATCTAGAATTTATCGAAGCCGGAGGATATGAGACATACAAATATTGGTTATCAGATGGCTGGGAAAAAGTCAAATCAAACAAATGGAATTCCCCAATGTACTGGGAAAAAATTGACGGCATTTGGCATGTAAGGGATTTTGCAGGAATCAGAAAAATAAATCCAAATGAACCGGTATGTCATGTAAGTTACTACGAAGCAGATGCATATTGTAAGTGGGCAGGAAAAAGACTTCCAAATGAGGCAGAATGGGAAAAAGCAGCTTGTTGGAATGAAGAAAAACAAGAAAAAACAACATTCCCATGGGGAAATGAAAGACCCACATCAGACAAATGTAATTTGCTTGAATCATACAATTGGAGTTGTTCAGAAGTGGGATCTTATCCAGAAGGAGCAAGTCATTCAGGTTGTCAGCAAATGATTGGAGATGTTTGGGAATGGACCACATCAGAATTTACAGGCTATCCAGGGTTCAAGTCAGGATTTGATGAGTATAACGACAAGTGGTTTACCAATCAAAAAGTTTTACGAGGAGGGTCATTTGGGACTCCAAAAATGTCAATTAGAGGAAGTTATAGGAACTTCTTCAGATTAGATGAGCGATGGTTGTTTTCAGGATTTAGATGTGTAGAAGACGTCTAG
- the egtD gene encoding L-histidine N(alpha)-methyltransferase → MTDIIQKNLDYKKYVVDSNLQYFKPHATQIEKTFAEEISSSLNRNSKFISPKFFYDKNGSELFEKICSTSEYYPTRTEISILKQLKNELPPFLDDDFRLVELGSGSSVKTRLLLDILTSQKNIEYLPIDISEILAESSEQLLRDYDNLTITGIIDTYEGGLEFLKTYDKKKNLIIFLGSSYGNFSPIDGYKFLEKVYSAMKPGDLFLIGLDLVKEKEILESAYDDSQKVTAKFNLNVLSRINDELDADFDLNNFLHHAIYNEKDQRIEMYLKSIHDQSVIISKSNLELKLKKDELIHTEYSHKYRLSEIHDLLDDAGFELKHTWLDEKKHFSLSLVTKI, encoded by the coding sequence TTGACCGATATTATCCAAAAAAATCTTGATTACAAAAAATATGTAGTTGATTCTAATCTACAGTATTTCAAACCCCATGCAACGCAAATTGAGAAAACTTTTGCAGAAGAGATTTCATCCAGTTTGAATCGCAATTCCAAGTTCATCTCTCCAAAATTCTTTTATGACAAAAATGGTTCTGAATTATTCGAGAAAATCTGCTCAACCTCTGAATATTATCCGACAAGAACAGAGATTTCTATCCTAAAACAACTAAAAAATGAATTACCTCCTTTTCTAGATGATGATTTTCGATTAGTTGAGTTGGGAAGTGGTTCTTCAGTCAAAACCCGATTATTGTTAGATATTCTAACCTCTCAAAAAAACATAGAATATCTTCCAATTGATATCTCTGAAATTCTTGCTGAAAGCTCTGAACAATTACTTCGTGATTATGATAATCTGACTATTACTGGAATTATTGATACGTATGAAGGTGGTTTGGAATTTCTTAAAACATATGATAAAAAGAAAAACTTGATAATTTTTCTAGGTTCTAGTTATGGTAATTTTTCTCCAATCGATGGTTACAAATTCCTAGAAAAAGTTTATTCGGCAATGAAACCCGGTGATTTATTTTTGATTGGTCTTGATCTTGTTAAAGAAAAAGAAATACTTGAATCTGCATATGATGATTCACAAAAAGTCACTGCCAAATTTAATCTCAATGTATTGTCTCGAATCAATGATGAACTTGATGCTGATTTTGATCTAAATAATTTTTTACATCATGCAATTTACAATGAAAAAGATCAACGAATTGAAATGTATCTTAAATCAATCCATGACCAATCGGTAATAATTTCAAAATCTAATTTAGAATTAAAACTAAAAAAAGATGAATTAATCCATACTGAGTATTCTCATAAATATCGTTTATCTGAAATTCATGATCTTCTTGATGATGCTGGATTTGAATTAAAACATACTTGGCTTGATGAGAAAAAGCATTTTTCGCTTAGTTTAGTAACTAAAATCTAG
- a CDS encoding ABC transporter ATP-binding protein produces the protein MNEILKVEHLKKYFTKKGMFGAKSTTVRATDDVSFSLKEGEVFVLAGESGSGKSTIAKLILKSIELDSGKIFFEDQEIDNQKENLAKIRMNCQMIHQDPYDSINPRMKIGDIVSEPLEIHKIGNKEDRYKRVIEVLQEVKLEPAEDIVKRYPHMLSGGQRQRVVLARALALKPKIILADEPVSMLDVSIRAEMLELMHELQKKYNISFIYITHDLATARYFGQRIGILYMGKIVEIGPVNKVLVNPKHPYTQALIDAISEPDPENLHRERKIRIKEALDIDVYQGCRFRARCPYVIDKCTVEPELEMTSDEHYSACFVKLD, from the coding sequence TTGAATGAAATCCTAAAAGTTGAACATTTGAAAAAATACTTTACAAAAAAAGGAATGTTTGGAGCCAAATCAACTACAGTTAGGGCAACAGATGATGTTTCATTCTCATTAAAAGAAGGAGAAGTTTTTGTTTTAGCTGGGGAATCAGGTTCAGGTAAATCAACTATTGCAAAATTAATTTTAAAGTCAATTGAATTAGATTCAGGTAAAATATTTTTTGAAGATCAAGAGATTGACAATCAAAAAGAAAACTTGGCAAAAATTAGAATGAATTGTCAAATGATTCATCAAGATCCATATGATTCAATAAATCCAAGAATGAAGATTGGAGATATTGTATCAGAGCCGCTAGAAATTCACAAAATAGGCAATAAAGAAGACAGGTACAAAAGAGTTATCGAGGTATTGCAAGAAGTAAAGCTTGAACCAGCAGAAGATATTGTGAAAAGATATCCACATATGTTATCTGGAGGACAAAGGCAAAGAGTTGTTTTAGCAAGAGCACTTGCACTAAAACCAAAAATAATTCTTGCAGATGAACCAGTCTCAATGTTAGATGTATCCATCAGAGCAGAAATGTTAGAATTGATGCATGAATTACAAAAAAAATACAATATTTCATTTATCTATATTACACATGATTTAGCCACTGCCAGGTATTTTGGTCAAAGAATAGGGATTTTGTATATGGGCAAAATTGTAGAGATTGGTCCAGTCAACAAAGTGTTGGTAAACCCCAAACACCCTTACACGCAGGCATTAATTGATGCAATTTCAGAGCCAGACCCAGAAAATTTACACAGAGAAAGAAAAATCAGAATCAAGGAAGCTCTAGATATTGATGTGTATCAAGGATGCCGCTTCAGAGCAAGATGCCCATATGTCATTGACAAATGTACTGTAGAGCCAGAATTAGAAATGACAAGTGATGAACATTACTCTGCTTGTTTTGTAAAATTAGATTAG